The Petropleomorpha daqingensis genome includes a window with the following:
- a CDS encoding ABC transporter substrate-binding protein: MPLVSMTRLARVTAAAGSAVVLATALAACGSSSADSGSSTSQSLPIGLNGSVAYSFNPYDQSSLSDLEDPAYDTLIHYVDGELKPWLATSWDFKDPTTLELKLRNGVTFTDGTTFDAEAVRANFQYAIDNKANYGSLIFLQNVSGMTVVDPTTLDVTLSTPNPALPYDLSQNAGYMVSPKALQNPDGLKQAPVGTGPYVLDTAATRAGVSYSFKRNPDYWAAKENVFPYDTVTFTLQGDPNAAKNAAASGQVKALTVQPGTTIPGFTTVTSNSGNQSGFSGAWVDVTGTALKAMGDQRVRQALNYAIDRAKIAKAVYQDAAVAVPLVPVTKDSPAWSEQLGSMYPYDPDKAKQLLAEAGYPDGFELTMISLPPADQFAQAIAGQLQQVGVKVNIESHTSDLVQAVQSGTRPTGLLLSSLTGDFGQDMANLFSSTAFYNVHQADDPQLDALLKQAAQETDENARNHLYQQAAQRGADDAWFLGTVQLQTITAFDPKVVKVEPPDRGAIHLYDYHLPS; the protein is encoded by the coding sequence GTGCCCCTTGTCTCGATGACCCGGCTCGCCCGGGTGACCGCTGCCGCAGGCAGCGCTGTCGTCCTCGCGACGGCGCTGGCCGCGTGCGGCTCGTCCAGCGCGGACAGCGGTTCGTCCACCTCGCAGAGTCTCCCGATCGGCCTGAACGGGAGCGTCGCGTACTCGTTCAACCCCTACGACCAGTCGTCGCTCAGCGACCTGGAGGACCCGGCGTACGACACGCTCATCCACTACGTCGACGGCGAGCTGAAGCCGTGGCTGGCGACGTCGTGGGACTTCAAGGACCCGACGACGCTCGAGCTCAAGCTACGGAACGGCGTCACCTTCACCGACGGGACGACGTTTGACGCCGAGGCCGTGCGCGCCAACTTCCAGTACGCGATCGACAACAAAGCCAACTACGGCAGCTTGATCTTCCTGCAGAACGTCAGCGGTATGACCGTCGTGGACCCGACCACCCTCGACGTGACGCTCAGCACGCCCAACCCGGCGTTGCCCTACGACCTCAGCCAGAACGCCGGCTACATGGTCAGCCCCAAGGCGCTGCAGAACCCGGACGGGCTGAAGCAGGCGCCGGTCGGCACCGGACCGTACGTGCTCGACACCGCCGCGACGCGCGCCGGCGTCAGCTACTCGTTCAAGCGCAACCCCGACTACTGGGCGGCCAAGGAAAACGTCTTCCCGTACGACACGGTCACGTTCACCCTGCAGGGCGATCCCAACGCGGCCAAGAACGCCGCTGCCTCCGGTCAGGTCAAGGCCCTCACCGTGCAGCCCGGCACAACGATCCCGGGGTTCACGACGGTCACCAGCAACTCCGGCAACCAGTCCGGCTTCAGCGGCGCCTGGGTCGACGTGACCGGTACCGCCTTGAAGGCCATGGGTGACCAGCGGGTCCGGCAGGCGCTCAACTACGCGATCGACCGGGCGAAGATCGCCAAGGCGGTGTACCAGGACGCGGCGGTCGCCGTGCCGCTGGTGCCGGTCACCAAGGACAGCCCTGCCTGGAGTGAGCAGTTGGGTTCGATGTACCCGTACGACCCCGACAAGGCCAAGCAGCTGCTGGCCGAGGCCGGCTATCCGGACGGCTTCGAGCTCACGATGATCAGCCTCCCGCCGGCCGACCAGTTCGCCCAGGCGATCGCCGGCCAGCTGCAGCAGGTGGGCGTGAAGGTGAACATCGAGAGCCACACCAGCGACCTGGTGCAGGCCGTGCAGTCCGGCACCCGACCCACCGGCTTGCTGTTGTCATCCCTCACCGGTGACTTCGGCCAGGACATGGCGAACCTGTTCTCGTCGACCGCCTTCTACAACGTCCATCAGGCCGACGACCCGCAGCTCGACGCGCTGCTGAAGCAGGCGGCGCAGGAGACGGACGAGAACGCCCGCAACCACCTGTACCAGCAGGCTGCCCAGCGCGGCGCGGACGACGCCTGGTTCCTCGGCACGGTTCAGCTCCAGACCATCACCGCCTTCGACCCGAAGGTCGTGAAGGTCGAGCCGCCGGACCGCGGCGCGATCCACCTGTACGACTACCACCTGCCCAGCTGA
- a CDS encoding alpha-L-rhamnosidase, with protein sequence MTEHHPVTVAITQVEYLAGSRFVPVPAPRLTWVTETDVPDWRQAWAEVESGGSVARVDGRDSVLVPWPFAPLAQGEGRAVRVRVHGEDGSVSGWSEWREVEAGFLAEGAWSACLVGLAAPDRTSQPALLRGEFDVTGPVRRATLYATARGLYQVEINGSAVDEDTLKPGWTSYQWRYVHETTDVTALLRPGRNAMGIQLAGGWYSESYGFGEDKKPFYGDQPAAAAQLVITYQNGNTAVVATGESWTASGDGPVVSASIYDGQHDDAQRNQPGWSTAGFDDSSWDPVRAQTAPTPAPRLGPPVRVVAELPVVERWVAPSGVTILDFGQNIAGRLRLRVDAPAGTTIVVRHAEILDGEELDTHSLRGAAATDSFVSDGSPGTWEPQFTVHGFRYASIDGWPGGVPEGAVTAVAISSDLERTGWLETSHPLVDRLHESVVWSMRGNFVSLPTDCPQRDERLGWTGDIQVFAPTAATLFDVNGFLANWLADLALEQKRLDGVVPYVVPNISGVPTFATAAWGDAATVVPWVLHHHYADTRVLEDQYESMTTWVDLVDRLAGSGHLWKGGFQFGDWLDPTTPPEFPLDARADAELVATAYFAYSAQLLASNAAALGKADDAARYRDLAAGIKAAFHEEYVTGNGRVVSDAQTAYALPIVFGLAADEEEVRRLGANLGALVRRNGYHIGTGFAGTSFLAEALSRSGQLAVLDRLLTQTEQPSWLYPLTQGATTTWEAWDAIRPDGSPHPNHVSFNHYAFGAVAHWLHEGLAGLGAAEPGCRTLRIAPTPLPSFDHARSRRRTPYGVAVSGWRREGDLVHVSATVPPNTTAVVQLPDGSAEFTVGAGRHEWTARVPVAARRRPGLSLATDGVDVIDDPAAYAAVLAAFDRHAPWAADALRSHPRWHPGVPLIMDVFMLPAPVREAIDAELATFGQDS encoded by the coding sequence ATGACCGAGCACCACCCCGTGACGGTGGCCATCACGCAGGTCGAGTACCTGGCGGGCTCCCGGTTCGTCCCGGTGCCGGCGCCCCGCCTGACCTGGGTCACCGAGACCGACGTCCCCGACTGGCGTCAGGCGTGGGCGGAGGTCGAGAGCGGTGGCTCGGTTGCCCGCGTCGACGGCCGCGACTCGGTGCTCGTCCCGTGGCCCTTCGCCCCCCTTGCGCAGGGGGAGGGCCGGGCGGTGCGGGTGCGGGTGCACGGTGAGGACGGGTCGGTCTCCGGGTGGAGCGAGTGGCGCGAGGTCGAAGCCGGCTTCCTGGCCGAGGGGGCCTGGTCGGCATGCCTGGTCGGGTTGGCCGCTCCCGACCGGACGTCGCAGCCGGCGCTGCTGCGCGGGGAGTTCGACGTCACCGGCCCCGTGCGGCGGGCGACGCTCTACGCCACGGCCCGGGGCCTCTACCAGGTCGAGATCAACGGCTCGGCCGTCGACGAGGACACCCTCAAGCCCGGGTGGACCTCCTACCAGTGGCGCTACGTCCACGAGACGACCGACGTGACCGCGCTGCTGCGCCCCGGGCGCAACGCCATGGGCATCCAGCTCGCCGGCGGCTGGTACAGCGAGAGCTACGGCTTCGGGGAGGACAAGAAGCCGTTCTACGGCGACCAGCCGGCGGCGGCCGCCCAGCTGGTCATCACCTACCAGAACGGGAACACGGCCGTGGTCGCCACCGGGGAGTCCTGGACGGCGTCGGGGGACGGCCCGGTCGTGAGCGCCAGCATCTACGACGGCCAGCACGACGACGCGCAGCGGAACCAGCCCGGGTGGTCGACGGCGGGGTTCGACGACTCCTCCTGGGACCCGGTGCGTGCGCAGACGGCGCCCACCCCGGCGCCACGGCTCGGGCCACCCGTTCGCGTCGTCGCCGAACTCCCGGTGGTCGAGCGGTGGGTTGCGCCGTCGGGGGTCACGATCCTCGACTTCGGGCAGAACATCGCCGGCCGCCTGCGCCTGCGTGTCGACGCGCCCGCGGGCACGACGATCGTCGTGCGGCACGCCGAGATCCTCGACGGCGAGGAGCTCGACACGCACTCGCTGCGCGGCGCCGCCGCCACGGACTCGTTCGTCTCCGACGGCTCCCCGGGAACCTGGGAGCCGCAGTTCACCGTCCACGGGTTCCGCTACGCGAGCATCGACGGGTGGCCCGGCGGCGTGCCCGAGGGTGCGGTCACCGCCGTCGCGATCTCCAGCGACCTGGAGCGCACCGGATGGCTGGAGACGTCGCACCCCCTGGTGGACCGGCTGCACGAGAGCGTCGTGTGGAGCATGCGCGGCAACTTCGTCTCGCTGCCGACGGACTGCCCGCAGCGGGACGAGCGACTGGGCTGGACCGGAGACATCCAGGTGTTCGCGCCGACCGCCGCCACCTTGTTCGACGTCAACGGCTTCCTCGCCAACTGGCTGGCCGATCTCGCCCTCGAGCAGAAGCGGCTCGACGGCGTCGTGCCCTACGTCGTGCCCAACATCTCGGGTGTGCCGACCTTCGCCACGGCGGCGTGGGGGGACGCGGCGACGGTGGTGCCGTGGGTGCTGCACCACCACTACGCCGACACGCGGGTGCTCGAGGACCAGTACGAGAGCATGACGACCTGGGTCGACCTCGTCGACCGGCTCGCCGGGTCGGGTCATCTGTGGAAGGGCGGCTTCCAGTTCGGGGACTGGCTCGACCCGACGACACCGCCGGAGTTCCCGCTCGACGCCCGGGCGGACGCCGAACTGGTCGCCACCGCCTATTTCGCCTATTCGGCGCAGCTCCTCGCCTCGAACGCCGCCGCGCTGGGCAAGGCGGATGACGCGGCGAGGTACCGCGACCTGGCGGCCGGGATCAAGGCGGCCTTCCACGAGGAGTACGTCACGGGCAACGGCCGCGTGGTGTCGGACGCGCAGACCGCCTACGCGCTGCCGATCGTCTTCGGTCTCGCCGCGGACGAGGAGGAGGTCCGCCGTCTGGGCGCGAACCTCGGCGCGCTCGTCCGCCGCAACGGCTACCACATCGGTACCGGCTTCGCGGGCACGTCGTTCCTCGCCGAGGCGCTGTCCCGGTCCGGCCAGCTCGCTGTCCTGGACCGCTTGCTGACCCAGACCGAGCAGCCGTCCTGGCTCTACCCGCTCACCCAGGGTGCGACGACGACCTGGGAGGCCTGGGACGCCATCCGGCCGGACGGATCACCCCACCCGAACCACGTGTCGTTCAACCACTACGCCTTCGGCGCCGTGGCCCACTGGCTCCATGAGGGTCTGGCCGGCCTCGGCGCGGCCGAGCCGGGGTGCCGCACGCTGCGCATCGCACCGACGCCGCTGCCCAGCTTCGACCACGCCCGTTCGCGGAGGAGGACGCCGTACGGCGTCGCGGTCTCCGGTTGGCGGCGCGAGGGCGACTTGGTGCACGTGAGCGCGACGGTGCCGCCGAACACCACGGCGGTGGTGCAGCTCCCGGACGGATCGGCCGAGTTCACGGTCGGCGCGGGCAGGCACGAGTGGACGGCGCGCGTGCCGGTAGCAGCGCGCCGCCGTCCCGGCCTCTCGCTGGCGACGGACGGCGTCGACGTGATCGACGACCCGGCGGCCTACGCGGCGGTCCTGGCAGCGTTCGACCGGCACGCCCCCTGGGCCGCCGACGCGTTGCGGTCCCACCCGCGGTGGCATCCAGGTGTCCCGCTGATCATGGACGTGTTCATGCTCCCCGCCCCGGTGCGGGAGGCCATCGACGCGGAGCTGGCCACCTTCGGTCAGGACTCGTAG